The Lynx canadensis isolate LIC74 chromosome D4, mLynCan4.pri.v2, whole genome shotgun sequence DNA window TCCGCAGCGCCCCTGGCCTTCTGGCTCTGGCACTTGGGGATAGGGCTAGAGCATCAGTCATGGAAGGAGCAGAAGAAGGGCAGGTGTGGGGGATCAGCTCTGGGTTCCCAGGGGACCAGATGGGATGCAGGTGAGAGGTCAGGGTTGGCCCAGCAGCTAAGGGAGTCTTTGGCATCCAGCAGACTGGAGCCTCTGTTGATTCCCCCAGGAGAGGTTATAGCGGGAAGCCACAAGATAGGCATAGGGCATAGGagacccctggatggctcagtcgggtaagcctctgactttgtctcaggttatgatctcacagttttgagtttgagccccgtgtagggctctgtgctgacagctcacagcctggagcctgctttgcattctgtgtctccctctctctctcccccctctcccactcaggctcgctctctctctctctctgtctcaaaaattaatgaacatttaaaaaatttaaaaaaaaataggagacaAATGCTGCGGGTGAAGGGGACAGTATGGAGGGAAGGCCACCAAGGGGAAACAGCCTCGAAGAAGGAAGACAGTAGATGCAGAGGGAGAGTCTGAGCAGCTCAGGTGGCTCAGGGCAGAGTAGGCAGGGACAGGCAGGGATGGGCTCAGCGGGGAAGAGACAGGCCCATCTGAGGGGTGGCGTGCAGGCCTCCTGCTGTGGCAGGGTGGGCTGTCACCCTCTTACCCACCCATCTCTTGCTTCCACAGGATCCAGCGCTGTGACCACTGGATCACAACTTTCCTCCCAAGTTTCCAGCCAGGCCAATTCAACCTGGGCAACATTGAGCGTGAGTCCTGAGTGGAGCGGGTCTCCGGGGGCAAGGACCTCACTGCCCCTCCACACAGACACCATCCTGTGGTACCAGGGGATGAACCAATAGCTCCCTCTGCCGGGAGGGCTGATCCCTCACTGTCCACCATGCAGGTTACCCTGGAATCCAGAGTTACACTGTACAAGTGGTGGCCACAGACTACAACCAGGTTGCCATGATTTTCTTCAAGAAAGCTTACAAAAACCAGGAGTTCTTCATGGTCACCCTCTATGGTGGGTCTTACCCTCTGGGACCCGGCTCTTGTTCATGCTGGGGGAGAAGAGGCCCATGACACCCAGCCCCCAAGGTCCCCTTCACTCTGAGCCCTGGGAGGCGGGAGAGGGGTCTTTCCACAGACCCCTCAGGAAGGAGGGGTCTGAGGCATCATTCACGGGTTCCACAATATTCATGGAGCTTTCGCCAGCCACTCACCAGCCATCTTGGCCACAGGGAGGACCAAGGAGCTGACCCAGGAGCTGAAGGAAAACTTCATCACCTTCGCCAAAGCCCTGGGCCTCACCGATGACCACATCATCTTCCCAATCCCCAACGGTAATCaccagctggggagaggagaagggcacATGGGGACTGTCCAGGCCTGATGTTGCTTCACtaaggaacgggggaggggagggaggcagagccctGCTGTGGTCACTGGAGGCCCAGAAGCCACTTCAGGTTCAGGAAGACCCTGCCACAATCAGGGTTCTGGGCCCCTAGTGTTCCTCCCTCACCCTAGCTCGGGCCTGCCCACACAAGAATTGCAGGCGTGGGGCGAAGCTTCCTCAGTCTCCTTGCCTGGCCACCTCCCCCTTTGCCCTGGGACTGGCTCACCACTGACTTGGGAGGCGCCCTTGTCTTCAGGCAGCCTGGCCTGGGCAGGTGCCTCCCAAAGCCTGAGGGTCTGTCAGGACTCAGCAGGTAAACAGGCAGAAGGCTTGGTGCCCAAACAGGAGTGTGGCTGGGCCTCACCTGCCTCCTTTGGAGAACGGGTGTCACCCAGGTCTGCTTGTCCTCAGGCCTCTCCTCCAGTCCCCTGCCCCATCTTCCAACCCTCTTCTGTACCATCTATGAAAGGAGCCCCGGAGCTTCTGTGGCTGGACCAGGCTGAGGCCCAGGGTAGCCCAGGGGCAGTGCAGGGGCCCTGGAGGTCAGGGatcccacacacacccctgcccaTGCTGACCACTCTGTCCCCCACAGATGAGTGCATATATAAGTGAGCAAGTGTGCGGTAAGTATGGCTACAGAGGGGGCTGATGGGAGCCAGGGTGCAGCTGGGAGGGGGTCCCAGGTCTGCCTTTGTCCCACCTGCCCAGCACTGCTGCCCTCTCTATTCCCTTGACGCCCTCTCAGGTGCCCTCGGGCtctctccaccccatccccctcTCGCCAATCTCTGCCCAGGGCACCGCCCAGCTGTCCCCACCAGCCTGGACCAGTGAGAGAGCCAGGGGACCCTTCTCACTGCACAGCTCACCAGCTGCTTCCCAGGCTGCCCTATTCACAGAACCCCTCCTTGTTGCTAATAAACACATGCCCCCCAGTCCCAAGTCTGTGCTCCTTGACTTCTGGGCCCTTTGAGGGGGCTAAAGAGCAAAAGGCAGGCTCCTATTAGCATCCCTCCCAGGAACTGTGGTCCCCTGGAAGGGATGAAGGCCACAGAAGCAGAGTCCAGCTCTGACTAAACACTCCTGGCTCCAACCCCAGGCCCGGCCCCAGACCAGCAGCTGCCCTCACTTGCCCCTGCCTCCCAGGACACTGAGGGGGCACATCTCACACTCATGTCCAGCCACCTGAAGCAGGTCCAATGGcagaggcccaggcccagggagcTGGAGAGGGTTGGAGGGCTGAGGTGCTGTCACCCCTACCTTATCAGGAGCCCGTGGATGCTGGAAGATTGCAATAGGGTGGTGCACAGTGGGTGAGGCAGAAGGTTGCCCAGCTGGATACCATGCCAGACACAGAGTGTCACCAGAGGtggtccctttccctctgccagcCCCCTATGGGCCCACTGCTGGGTGGCAGTGTCCATGCCGACCACATTCTGAGTGCTGCCCCTCACCCACATCCCTCCACCATGAGGACCTCTGGAGAACCTGGGGCAAGGCCAGGGGAGGCAAGGATGAAAATGAATATGCTGCCAGGAATCCAGATTCTAGAAGACTCAAGGGTTCCAGCCTTATACCCCTCATTTGGCCGGGCCTGTGTCTGGGGCCTGACCAGCCTCTGTCCACCCCTCTGTGTCTACATCACACGTTTGAACCCCCTCCCTGGTCTCTTCTCCCCTTGCAAGGTCAGAGGCTGGAGGGGGCGAGGCTCTGAAGAAACCCAGGCTTATCCGCCCACAGACTTGCATACTTACCCCTTCACCCTTGGGTTGGCGGAGTGGGGAGATAACTGGAGCTCTGAGCAGTGCTGGCCTCAGCCTCCAGGGGGCAGGACAGGGTTGACTGCTACAGCCTCAGGAGTCTGGGTCAGATCCAGGAAGAGACCAGCTTGCTGCAGCCTGGGTTGAGGGACGGATGGAGGCTCTGCCCATGTCCAGAGACACAGAGGGGCACCCAAGGGACTGCTGGCTAGAACGCCACTAGCTGGCCGAGGGGGCGGCAGGTGCACCCAGCACGCCCGGGGCTTGGGCTCCACTTTGGGCAACAGCCAGTTTCTTTGCCTTGGCCCAAGCATACAGCTTCCTGCCACCATTCGGGGCCTCCTGGGTCTTCCAGGATCAAATTCTTAGGACGCAAATGGGCTTTGTGTTTCTTCCTGGAGTCACTGGATTTTAttggtttcctattgctgctataagtTATCACACACTGGCAGCTCAAGACAACACGCATTTGTTCTGTTACAGTTCTAGAGGTCCCAAGTCTGAAATCACTTTCACTAGCTGAAATCAAAGCCTCAGCGGGGTGGCACTTcctccagaggctctggggagAATCTCCTTCTTTAACTTGGGGGTCTTTCTTCCTTAAAGACAGCAGTGTGGCAtctccaaatctctctctctctctctgctgaggtcatcacatggccttctctctTGTCTGCAGACAAATTTCCCTTGGACTCCCTCTTTATAGGGACACTTATGATTGCATTTTGGGCCCACCTGCCCAATCCAGGGTAATCTCCCCCTCTCAAAACACgtcatgtaggggcacctgggtggctcagtcggttaaacgcccaactcttggtttcagttcaggtcatgatctcacagtacatgggttcgagccccacactgggctctgcactggcagagtggagcctccttgggcttctctgtctctgtctctgtctctctctctctgcccctccctggctcatgctctctctcaaagtaaataaacttaaaaaattaaacaaataaataaaaacgcttCATGTGATCACATCTGTACAGGCCCTTTTTCCACATAAGGTACTGCTCTCAGGTTCTCAGGATTAAGATCCAGGTATCTTTGAGGGTGGACCACCACAGTGGGCTTAGAGAGGGAATGATGGCAGGGCTTGTGGGCTAGGGAGACAGAGGTGAACAGGGACCCCAGAAGCAGGGCAGCACCCCGGCACACGGCGTTCCCCCATCAGCGCTGGAGGGAGCTGGTGGCTGTTTTGTCCTGTGGTCCGGTTTATGGGCCTTAACCACAGGAGTGAAGTGGGCAAAGGAACAGGCCCTCCCTGGGACCACAGCAGCCTCCGACCAGGAGCCCTCACTTGCCCTTGGAGGTGGGTGCACTTGGGCCTCATGCGACCCTGTGCAGGCTCCACGCATGCGCATTTACATCCACCTGCTGCATCCGCGTAGTAGGTGTACCTGCGCGTGCCTTGGCGCGTTTCTCAGAAACTGCCTGTCTCTCCGGGTTTTTTTAGCGCATCCCATGTGCCCTGGATTCAGCATGCTTCTCCCCTGGTCTGTGGGCTCACACATAGAGTCAGGGCCTGTGATCCCAGGCGTGGTTTCAAACTGAGAGAAAAACATGTGCCCGTGGTTTTCTTTGGCTGTCTCATGCTTACAAGGATAAATGTGTTTGGATTATGTCAGCATGCCCACGTGTGTGATCTGTGTTTCTGCCAGGTCTCTGCAGACCTGCGTGCCGCATGAAGATACAGGTGTTTCTATGccaggcagggcacctggggctCTGCTCTCTTGGTCGGTGAAATGCTTGATCCTAAGGGGGACCTCTAACCCCTCAGCCAAAGGCGGATGCCCAGCCCTCTTTCTCAGCCCTGCCCACTGGTTGAATGCAGGCCTCACCTCCACTCAAGCCGGTTCAGGGAGAAGGCAAGGCTGCCAAGAGTGCAAGTCCGTGGTGGCTCTGATGGCAGGCGGTGGACTCAACCTCACCTCTACCTTCCTCAGGTGAAATGACCGGGCAGCTTCTGGGACAGAGAAGATCCCTCCCCGTTGTCATCATTTGGGACATATCCAGGTCCCCGTTGGGGCCCGACATCGCAGGCTCAACAATGGAAAGCAGTGACAGTCCGGTTGCTCCGACAGCCAGCGCCAGGCTGAAGGTGGAGGCGCCAGATGGACAAGCCTAATTCCTAGCCCAAGATGTCCTGCCCACAGGAACGACCGGTGTGAGCCCAGGACCGGGCTGCTGCTTCCATAGGACCTCCTGGCAGAGTCCCAGTCCCCTCTCGCCTGGAACACGGGTCTGGCTCAGCTGGACCCCTGGCCAGGATCACACTGGGTCCAGCTGAGCTGGGTCCAGCTCAGGAGCGACAGTTGCTTGGTGGGTGACTTTCGGCATGCCTCCCTTTCTCAGCTGgtaaaaaaggggtgggggatgaTGGCCAACCTTATCCCGAAGCCGCACGCAGCCCTGTGCCAACCCAGACCCTGACTCTCGCTGAGGCTGTGAACGTTTATCTTCTGAAGCCATAGGGAGCCTGAGAAGTCACGCGTCTCAGAATTTGCCCACGCGGAGGCTCCGGCTCAGGAACTCGCAGGTCCCCACCGGCAGGGAGGGCACAGTGgaggctgcccccacccctcggCCGGGCTCGCTCGCCCTAGCTGAGGGCCTGCGCCCccaccacccaggctcctcagcCAGCAGCCCGGATAGCCACGCCCGGCGGCCTGGAGAGGGGCGGGGCTCAGAGCTCGACTGTGAGGCAGGGTGTGGGCGGGACGCGAGGGCGGAGTCTGACGGCGGGCAGGGGAGGAGTTCTggcggcggggcggggtgggggcggagcTCGGGCCGCGCGGTTGCGGCcttgggggcggggccgcgggtgCCGGGCCCCGTTCCGCCGCGCCGTGCCACTCTTCCGGCCCAGCGTTCCATCCGGCGCCGCCACCTTCCGCCCGGCGCCGGCTCTCGGCGCGACGGTCGCCCCGTTCCGTCGTCGTGCTGCCCTCGCGGCGCCGGAGCCCGCAATGTCGGGCCCCAACGGGGACCTGGGCATGCCGGCGGAGGCGGGCGTGGAAGGCGAGGATGACGGCTTCGGGGAAGCAGGTGACCCAGGGGGGCTGCTGAAGCGACCTTTGCTTTCTCAGGGCTGCCTCCTGGAAAGGAGAATCGGGGTCGGACTGGGGACTTGGAAGGGACCGCAGAGCCCTCCCACCCCTCGCTCCTGGGTGGGTTGCAGCTGCGGGCGCTGGCTGGAGCTTCAGGGCGAGCGTCCGTGAGTGGGTCCCTGGAAACCGCCGCACTGGAGAACTGCGGGCAACCggccccgttttacagatggggaaactgagaccgcTTCAGGGTCACTCGCCCTTTTGGCATCTGCTCCAGCCGCTTCCTCCAGCCCCTGTGGCGAGGGAAGTTCCTGAAGGGGCTGGGCGAGTGGGCCGTTTTGGCTTAGCAGGAGGGGCTGTCTGGGTGGGCGAACCCGCCCTGCTGAGTCAGCATCCCCAGCCACCTTTGCTGTGATCTGGAGTCTTGGCGAATGCGACCTGCTTACCGAGCAGCCTGTTGCCTACACAGcgctgcgggggagggggcggatgGGTGGTGGAGAGAGAAGCATCAGCTCCCCTCTCATCTttgggagcctcagtttccccatctgtaaagtaagAATAATAATGTGTCTCCTGCATTGAGAGGtgtcaggattaaatgaaaaaaacaaatggaaaataggtTCGAAGCATGCAAGTGAGCAGTTATTATTCTCTTTAGTGTAATAAAGATGGGTTTCTCAAGTCGGAAGACAGGACCTAGTAAATGTGAGATAAGTATGgagtctgctttttgttttgtttggataatAGCTTTATTTagctataattcacatactatataatgtatccatttaaattttacatgtcAGTGGGTTTTAGGATATTCAGAGTTGTACATCCATCACAATAGTTTTAGAACACTTTGATCACCCAGGGTCTGCATTTAATAAAAAGGTAGAGGGCCTCCCACAGGGTGGCAAATGGTGGACTGGCCAGTTTTCCCTAGGCACCGCAGGTCAACAGTGGCCAGATGTGTCAAATGGAGCCCACTGCAGTGGTGGGAGTGATCTGGAAAAGCCACTTAAGTGTCACAATGAGTAGATGTTGGCAGGTTCACAGGACTTGGTGCAGTGGGGAGGAGGCTGTCCCAGGCAGATGGCAAAGCTTAGAACTAGGAAGTGCCCTTGACATGGATAAAGCCTGGCCCCAGTGGTGTGGAAACACTCACCTCCCCCATCCTGCTTCAGGCCTGTGTCTCATGACACAAAATGTGCAGTGTTGATAATAATCATCTACTAAGTACTTGTCGCGGCCAGACCCTGTCTGAGTTCTTAATGTATttgaatccttacaacaacccagTCCTTATTCCCTTCCCAAAAGATGCAGTTACTTGCTGGggcagagcagagctgggaaTGAAACCCGTGTGCCCCTGCTCTAAATCTTGGCTATGCCACCAACCAGCTGGAGGATCCTGGGTAGGTCCCTTCCTTcttgggcctcggtttccccatctgtaccaCAAGGGGGTTGGACTCTTAAGATCCAGCAGAGACTTTCCAGGACTCTGTCCTCTGGGAGGTGTGCCAGCTCTGGGTGATGGTggttccccatccccccacccccccgaatGCAGACACACTTGCACCCATATTCCAGACACACTCCTCCAGCCCTGGCCTTTTCCAAACACTGCCAGCTGCTTCCCCTCTGTCCCAAGCTGGCACCTGAGTGTATCTGAGTCATGGGCTGGCTCAGAACTGGGTCCGCAGTGGCACAGGCCCAGCCCTTGGATCCTAAGGGACATTGTGTTGCTGAGAGGCAGGTCAGGAGTGGCCATGGAGGAGGGAGTGATGGTTTCTGGTGGACACCAGGGAAGGCTTCTTAGAAGAGGCGTTTTGAGCTGGTCCTTGAATAGCTGTTGTGGTTGAGGCATTCTGAGTGGCAGAGACAGGTGAGCAAAGGCAGAAAGGCTAGAAAGTCAGaggcttcattcattcatgcattcattcattcaacaagtgctTATAGTGTGGCAATGAGGGTGTCAGGGGAACAGCAGTGAACACAAGAGCATTCCCCCTCTCAAGAGCTCTGCAGTCTGGTCGGGGAGACACAGCAGCACACGTAGCAGTCAGGCCAGAGGTGAAGGAGGGCAGTGGAGGCATGTGGAGGGCAAGGAGGTCAGACATAGAGGCTTGATCCCGTCTGGGGCATTGGGAGGTCTCTCTGTGGCAACACCCATGCTAAGACttgaaggaggagagggggagggaagcaagACAGGAGAAGGACGCCCTGCAGGCAGAGGCAACAGCAGCATGTTTTAGGGGCCCCGAGGTGGGCAAAGGCGGGTGAGGAAAgggtgaggaaaggaaagggtaTGGGAGACGGGgctagagagggggaggggcctTGGGGCTTGGGAGGTTCTTTTCCCTCAGGGCAGAGGGAGCCTCAGAAGGGCTGGAgagtagagcctgcctggggacTGGGGCTTTGATTGCCCGACTCGGGAAGGTGGGCCCTGGCCTCCAGGCAGCTGATGTAGGAAGTGGAGAGAAAACTGGCATTGGCAGGACAATGTCTGGCAGACCTCCCCCCGACCACCCTAACCATAGAAAAGAGGATGGTGCACTAAGGTATTATGTCCCCAAAGCCTTTCACTTTTGGCATCCACCCATTTTCCTGACGGTGACACCGAGGCTCAGGAAGGAATAGGGACTTGCCCAAAGCCCTTTTGTCCCCCAGGTTGGGACACAGTGTGGGTGGGGATGTTTGTGAGCCccgaggagacacagaaccttgGCTCTCTTTTGCCTTCCTCCCAGAATATGCTGCCATCAACTCCATGTTGGACCAGATCAACTCCTGTTTGGACCATTTGGAGGAGAAGAACGACCACCTCCACGCCCGCCTCCAGGAGCTGCTTGAGTCCAACCGGCAGACACGCCTTGAGTTCCAGCAGCAGCTCGGGGAGGCTCCTAGCGATGCCAGTCCCTAGGCTCTGGGAGCCTCCAACCAGCCCCAACCCTGTCTTCCTGGGCTAGGCTGTGGCCTGGGCACTCACCACCTGGCTTAGATACCTTCTTAAGGGCGGGTCTGCAGGTCCCTCTAGTAGGTCTGCCTGCCTGGGCCACCCTTCTGGTACTTCCTTTGGCATGCCTGGGCCAGCCCCCAACACCTGACGTCCCCTCCTGGGGTCAGGTGTGGGCCTGCGACCCACCCACCTTGCCTGCCTGCCCAATTCCAGGACACTCCCCACTCTGCCCAGGCCTTGAGCATCCACATTAAATGGGTCTCCAACATCACTGTGCCTCTCCTCTGTATCCTGGGGTGAGGACCCCACTGGCCACTAGCGGTGAACAGGTCAGTGAAGGCATTCCAGGCACTGATCATACACTGATGGCTCACGGGCCTGCTGGTAGGCCTGGGGTTCTTGGCTTTCTTGTATTTCTGGACACAGAGGGTACAGGTGAGGCAGGGCTTCCTCCCCACCTGGTGCACTCCTGGCCAGCAGCTGCCTCCTCAGCCCAGCCCATCAGACACGCTGTGTGACCCAATGTGATACACTCAGCTTCTCTGGGTACTAGGGCCTTTCACTCAGCCAGCCAACAGCAATTCATGCTGTGTAACC harbors:
- the CD4H9orf16 gene encoding UPF0184 protein C9orf16 homolog; protein product: MSGPNGDLGMPAEAGVEGEDDGFGEAEYAAINSMLDQINSCLDHLEEKNDHLHARLQELLESNRQTRLEFQQQLGEAPSDASP
- the LOC115499288 gene encoding neutrophil gelatinase-associated lipocalin-like translates to MALGLLWLSLVLLGALQTQAQDSTPNLIPTPPLHRVPLQPDFQNELFQGKWYILGLAGKEIHKEKHSQLKMYTITYELNEDNSYNVTFVLPWIQRCDHWITTFLPSFQPGQFNLGNIERYPGIQSYTVQVVATDYNQVAMIFFKKAYKNQEFFMVTLYGRTKELTQELKENFITFAKALGLTDDHIIFPIPNDECIYK